A single window of Streptomyces aquilus DNA harbors:
- a CDS encoding AAA family ATPase, which yields MEALSSDSGARTAFAERLALLYREAGNPPLKSVSEAVGRLQRVDERGRPVRVSAQRISDWRRARNVPAQFTALAAVLHILIPQARRAQPTPVSTGLYDLTHWQHLWERAITGAADEERPPSEAPPPPAAGVCPYRGLASYRREDARWFFGRERSTDALVAQLLCAERTGGLVMLVGASGAGKSSLLNAGLVPALAGAGREVVQLVPGTDPLAELTRRIPALAAAPEPPDPTLTAVPDPSGPPLAAVPDPADPPLAAVPDPADPAFARTVRDSVRAWAGEGSSGGLRPVLIVDQFEETFTLCADEADRRTFVRLLHAVSTPGDGPDDPNDPNDLDDPDDPAPMLVVLGIRADFYEQCLSYPELADALQHRHMVLGPLTATELREAVTAPAKAVGLELEPGLAELIVREVSADGPRGEHDAGVLPLLSHALLATWQRRKSGRLTLAGYRAAGGIQGAVAATAERAWSGLDPAARTAARLLLLRLVRLSEDTQATRRRGTRRQLAAESADPDKTEESLEALVRARLVTLDAETVEITHEALLHAWPRLREWIDEDRSGNLLRQRLEEDGRSWEAAERDSALLYRGSRLEQARTWAKSAGDTFLTRSAVEFLAASVRLRRRTVWISRAAISALLALTLVAVCAAVIAWKQRDDAVFEQVVAEADRFQDTDPSLSAQLALVAHRLRGDDEGARSRVLSTANAPLATPLLGHTGAVYLTSFSPDGRTLATASYDRTVRLWDVSDPARPEPLGRPLTGHTSWVSSAVFSPDGHTLASASDDGTIRLWDVRRPGHPRSLGTPLTGHGGTIYLVAFSPDGRTLASAGDDHTVRLWNVTDPTRPEPLGRPLTGSTAAVRSVAFSPDGRTLAAGGDDDTIRLWDTTDPREPEPLGSPLTGHTGIIHSVAFSPDGRTLASGSTDDTVRLWNVADPQAPEPLGTPLTGHTGPVWSVAFSPDGTRLAAASADSTASLWNVANPASPSQIGEPLSGASGEMYALGFSPDGRTLATGNGDNKVRLWSIPTSDMTGRLGAFRPDGRVLATAARDENIRLWSITDPDRPRRLAAPFRPGEGDIRALAFAPDGRTLAVLTGSHAVQLWNVADPRHPVPYGRPVRLQTRFPGPEALAFSPDGRLLATAHDDRTIQLWNVTDPAHLTRLGAPLAGHKGYVNSLLFSPDSHTLASGSADDTVRLWNVADPGHATPLGAPLTGHSGPVDTLAYSPDGRILASAGDDDTVRLWNVADPGEASRVGPVLTGHTEAIVSLTFSKDGDTLASGGNDNTIRAWDVTDPALATPIGQAMSPGGKTGSFLSFSPRADLLGISSGVDTVRLWNLDTDTAVRRICSATHGVLTPGKWHEYLPRLSYEPPCED from the coding sequence GTGGAGGCCTTGAGTTCCGACTCAGGGGCACGCACGGCCTTCGCCGAACGCCTCGCGCTGCTGTACCGGGAGGCCGGAAACCCTCCCCTCAAGAGCGTGTCCGAGGCGGTCGGCCGACTCCAGCGGGTCGACGAACGGGGGCGTCCCGTACGGGTGTCCGCGCAGCGGATCAGCGACTGGCGCCGGGCGCGGAACGTACCCGCACAGTTCACCGCGCTCGCGGCCGTCCTGCACATCCTGATACCCCAGGCGCGCCGCGCCCAGCCCACCCCGGTCTCCACCGGGCTCTACGACCTCACCCACTGGCAGCACCTGTGGGAGCGGGCGATCACCGGCGCCGCCGACGAGGAGCGCCCTCCGTCCGAGGCCCCGCCTCCGCCCGCGGCCGGCGTCTGCCCCTACCGCGGTCTCGCCTCGTACCGTCGCGAGGACGCCCGCTGGTTCTTCGGCCGCGAACGCAGCACCGACGCCCTCGTCGCCCAGCTGCTGTGCGCGGAGCGGACCGGGGGCCTGGTCATGCTGGTGGGCGCCTCGGGAGCGGGGAAGTCCTCCCTGCTCAACGCCGGTCTGGTGCCCGCGCTGGCCGGCGCCGGCCGGGAGGTGGTCCAGCTTGTGCCGGGCACCGATCCGCTCGCCGAGCTGACCCGCCGTATCCCCGCACTCGCCGCGGCCCCGGAACCGCCCGATCCCACACTCACCGCGGTCCCGGACCCGTCCGGTCCCCCACTCGCCGCGGTCCCGGACCCGGCCGACCCCCCACTCGCCGCGGTCCCGGACCCGGCCGATCCCGCGTTCGCCCGGACCGTACGGGACTCCGTGCGCGCGTGGGCCGGCGAGGGCTCGTCCGGTGGGCTCCGGCCGGTCCTGATCGTCGACCAGTTCGAAGAGACGTTCACTCTCTGCGCCGACGAGGCGGACCGCCGTACGTTCGTCCGACTCCTGCACGCCGTGTCCACACCCGGCGACGGCCCGGACGATCCGAATGATCCGAACGATCTGGACGATCCGGATGATCCGGCCCCGATGCTGGTCGTCCTCGGTATCCGCGCCGATTTCTACGAGCAGTGCCTCTCCTATCCCGAGCTCGCCGACGCGCTCCAGCACCGGCACATGGTGCTCGGTCCGCTGACCGCCACGGAGCTGCGTGAGGCCGTGACCGCCCCGGCCAAGGCCGTGGGTCTTGAGCTGGAGCCCGGTCTCGCGGAGCTGATCGTGCGTGAGGTGAGCGCCGACGGGCCGCGCGGGGAGCACGACGCCGGGGTGCTGCCGCTGCTCTCCCACGCCCTGCTCGCCACCTGGCAGCGCCGCAAGTCGGGGCGGCTGACGCTGGCCGGATACAGAGCCGCGGGCGGCATCCAGGGCGCCGTCGCGGCGACGGCGGAGCGTGCCTGGTCGGGCCTGGACCCGGCCGCCCGTACCGCCGCGCGACTGCTTCTGCTGCGGCTGGTCCGGCTCAGCGAGGACACCCAGGCCACCCGCAGGCGCGGCACCCGGCGTCAGCTGGCGGCGGAGTCGGCGGACCCCGACAAGACCGAGGAGTCCCTGGAGGCGCTGGTCCGGGCCCGGTTGGTGACCCTGGACGCGGAGACCGTGGAGATCACCCACGAGGCGCTCCTGCACGCCTGGCCGCGGCTGCGCGAGTGGATCGACGAGGACCGGAGCGGCAACCTGCTGCGCCAGCGCCTGGAGGAGGACGGCAGGTCCTGGGAGGCCGCCGAGCGCGACTCCGCGCTCCTGTACCGCGGCTCGCGCCTCGAACAGGCGCGCACCTGGGCCAAGTCGGCCGGCGACACCTTCCTGACCCGCAGCGCGGTGGAGTTCCTGGCGGCCTCGGTACGGCTGCGCCGGCGCACGGTGTGGATCAGCCGGGCCGCGATCTCCGCACTGCTCGCGCTCACGCTCGTCGCCGTCTGCGCGGCGGTGATCGCGTGGAAGCAGCGGGACGACGCCGTCTTCGAGCAGGTCGTCGCCGAGGCGGACCGCTTCCAGGACACCGACCCCTCTTTGTCCGCCCAGTTGGCTCTGGTGGCGCACCGGCTGCGCGGGGACGACGAGGGCGCGCGCAGCCGCGTGCTGTCGACGGCGAACGCCCCGCTGGCCACCCCACTGCTCGGCCACACCGGCGCCGTCTACCTCACCTCGTTCAGCCCCGACGGCCGCACGCTGGCCACCGCCAGCTACGACCGCACGGTCCGGCTGTGGGACGTCTCCGACCCCGCCCGCCCCGAGCCGCTCGGCAGGCCCCTGACCGGCCACACGAGCTGGGTCAGCAGCGCGGTCTTCAGCCCGGACGGCCACACCCTCGCCAGCGCCTCGGACGACGGAACGATTCGCCTGTGGGACGTACGGCGGCCGGGCCACCCGCGTTCCCTCGGCACCCCGTTGACCGGCCACGGCGGCACGATCTACCTGGTCGCGTTCAGCCCGGACGGCCGCACCCTGGCCTCCGCCGGCGACGACCACACCGTCCGCCTGTGGAACGTGACCGACCCCACCCGCCCCGAGCCGCTCGGCAGACCGCTCACCGGCTCCACCGCGGCCGTGCGTTCCGTCGCGTTCAGCCCGGACGGACGGACCCTGGCGGCCGGGGGCGACGACGACACGATCCGGTTGTGGGACACGACCGACCCGCGCGAACCCGAGCCGCTGGGCAGCCCGTTGACCGGGCACACCGGAATCATCCACTCCGTGGCGTTCAGCCCGGACGGCCGCACCCTCGCCAGCGGCAGCACGGACGACACCGTACGGCTGTGGAACGTGGCCGATCCGCAGGCGCCCGAGCCGCTGGGCACCCCGCTGACCGGGCACACCGGCCCCGTCTGGTCGGTGGCGTTCAGTCCCGACGGCACGCGTCTCGCCGCCGCGAGCGCGGACAGCACGGCCAGCCTGTGGAACGTCGCCAACCCCGCGTCCCCGTCCCAGATCGGGGAGCCGCTGTCCGGCGCGAGCGGGGAGATGTACGCACTCGGCTTCAGCCCTGACGGCCGTACGCTCGCCACCGGCAACGGCGACAACAAGGTCCGTCTGTGGTCGATCCCCACCTCGGACATGACCGGCAGGCTCGGCGCGTTCCGCCCCGACGGCCGCGTCCTCGCCACGGCGGCCCGCGACGAGAACATCCGCCTGTGGAGCATCACCGACCCCGACCGGCCCCGGCGGCTGGCCGCGCCCTTCAGGCCGGGGGAGGGCGACATCCGCGCACTGGCGTTCGCCCCGGACGGCCGGACCCTCGCGGTGCTGACGGGCAGCCACGCGGTGCAGCTGTGGAACGTCGCCGATCCCCGCCACCCGGTCCCCTACGGCCGCCCGGTCCGCCTCCAGACCCGCTTCCCGGGGCCCGAGGCGCTGGCGTTCAGCCCGGACGGCCGCCTCCTGGCAACGGCCCACGACGACCGCACGATCCAGCTGTGGAACGTCACCGACCCGGCCCACCTCACCCGGCTCGGCGCCCCGCTGGCCGGACACAAGGGGTACGTCAACTCCCTGCTGTTCAGCCCGGACAGCCACACCCTGGCCAGCGGCAGCGCCGACGACACGGTCCGCCTGTGGAACGTCGCCGACCCCGGGCACGCGACCCCGCTCGGCGCCCCGCTCACCGGCCACTCGGGCCCCGTCGACACCCTCGCCTACAGCCCCGACGGCCGCATCCTTGCCTCCGCCGGCGACGACGACACGGTCCGCCTGTGGAACGTCGCCGACCCCGGCGAGGCCTCCCGGGTCGGCCCCGTCCTCACCGGCCACACCGAGGCGATCGTGTCCCTCACCTTCAGCAAGGACGGCGACACCCTCGCCAGCGGCGGCAACGACAACACGATCCGCGCCTGGGACGTCACCGACCCGGCGCTCGCGACGCCCATCGGCCAGGCGATGAGCCCGGGCGGCAAGACGGGCAGCTTCCTGTCCTTCAGCCCGCGCGCCGACCTGCTCGGCATCTCCAGCGGCGTCGACACCGTACGGCTGTGGAACCTCGACACCGACACGGCGGTCCGCCGCATCTGCTCGGCCACGCACGGCGTCCTGACGCCCGGGAAATGGCACGAGTACCTGCCGCGACTCTCCTATGAACCCCCGTGCGAGGACTGA
- a CDS encoding DUF6344 domain-containing protein produces the protein MDRNKVMKLWTAIVTAFLALCTTLGLVTTTAAAAVPQADTTRTSTAPVTTQEPAPWAAAWSWSWSWSLTHARSLPPTMKQRIRAEAHGKTPSCRHRSPSDTESTESTESTDEATALCDDTAAAPQAEPAAPHGR, from the coding sequence ATGGACCGGAACAAGGTCATGAAGCTGTGGACCGCGATCGTCACCGCCTTCCTGGCGCTGTGCACGACGCTCGGACTCGTCACCACCACCGCCGCGGCGGCCGTACCGCAGGCCGACACCACGCGCACCAGCACCGCGCCGGTCACGACGCAGGAGCCGGCCCCGTGGGCCGCGGCCTGGTCCTGGTCCTGGTCCTGGTCCCTGACCCATGCCAGGTCCCTGCCGCCCACGATGAAGCAGCGCATCCGCGCCGAGGCCCACGGCAAGACCCCGAGCTGCCGCCACCGCTCCCCGTCGGACACCGAGTCCACCGAGTCCACCGAGTCCACCGACGAGGCGACCGCCCTCTGCGACGACACGGCCGCCGCCCCGCAGGCCGAGCCGGCTGCCCCGCACGGCCGCTGA
- a CDS encoding DLW-39 family protein: MKKLLLVALAAIGGLLVYRQIQADRAEQDLWTEATDSVPTGS; encoded by the coding sequence GTGAAGAAGCTTCTCCTGGTCGCACTGGCCGCCATCGGCGGGCTCCTCGTGTACCGCCAGATCCAGGCGGATCGCGCCGAGCAGGATCTGTGGACGGAGGCGACTGACTCCGTGCCCACGGGTTCGTGA
- a CDS encoding serine/threonine-protein kinase, whose amino-acid sequence MGEVFAGRYELVDPIGRGGVGAVWRAWDHRRRRYVAAKVLQQSDAHSLLRFVREQALRIDHPHVLAPASWAADDDKVLFTMDLVGGGSLVHLVGDYGPLPPFFVCTLLDQLLSGLAAVHAEDVVHRDIKPANLLLEATGAGRPRLRLSDFGIAMRLGEPRLTETDLVVGTPGYISPEQMMGSEPDFPADLFAVGLVALYLLEGARPDTKALVQYFAAHGTPGAPKGIPEPLWQVVATLLQPDPQARFRTATGARKALASAMELLPEPGPDDELIEIFDQLGPLPPGFSPEGPLKPAPGVETTRGARAAREAREATGTQGISGPKTPRGAPAEPTDSSWPDSSSDSVWPGTGSVTTDPRRAAASSRPTDPPRAAANSRTADPPRAAANSRTTGPHHTDAPGVVPPDPRQGTATGPTPDITPPRPQHPPATDPSTGAQPPSMSDTGSFHLPPPQTTAPEPQHSGAPQQPTHPASIAPHDPTHVLPTPRPEAPHQPNQRNQPGQPHQPHQSPHPAPPLAPPLPRQPADASTASYTAQVPQVPPPAQAIPRRRGSRARRRPGPPAKVALPLLLLALTCYAVGFWALTRI is encoded by the coding sequence ATGGGTGAGGTCTTCGCCGGCCGGTACGAACTCGTCGACCCGATCGGGCGCGGTGGCGTCGGCGCGGTCTGGCGTGCCTGGGACCACCGGCGTCGGCGCTATGTCGCCGCCAAGGTGCTCCAGCAGAGCGACGCGCACTCCCTGCTGCGGTTCGTCCGTGAGCAGGCGCTGCGGATCGACCACCCCCATGTGCTCGCGCCCGCCAGCTGGGCCGCCGACGACGACAAGGTCCTGTTCACCATGGACCTGGTCGGCGGCGGTTCGCTGGTCCACCTGGTCGGGGACTACGGCCCGCTGCCGCCGTTCTTCGTCTGCACACTGCTGGACCAGTTGCTGTCCGGGCTGGCCGCGGTGCACGCGGAGGACGTCGTCCACCGGGACATCAAGCCGGCCAACCTGCTCCTGGAAGCCACCGGCGCGGGCCGCCCCCGGCTGCGGCTGTCCGACTTCGGGATCGCCATGCGGCTGGGCGAGCCGCGCCTGACGGAGACCGACCTCGTGGTGGGGACGCCGGGATACATCTCGCCCGAGCAGATGATGGGCTCCGAACCGGACTTCCCCGCCGACCTGTTCGCCGTGGGACTGGTCGCCCTCTATCTCCTGGAGGGCGCGCGGCCCGACACCAAGGCACTCGTGCAGTACTTCGCGGCGCACGGCACACCGGGGGCGCCCAAGGGCATACCCGAGCCGCTCTGGCAGGTGGTGGCCACCCTGCTCCAGCCCGATCCACAGGCGCGGTTCCGCACGGCCACGGGGGCGCGCAAAGCACTCGCCTCGGCCATGGAACTCCTGCCCGAGCCGGGCCCCGACGACGAGCTGATCGAGATCTTCGACCAACTCGGTCCCCTGCCACCGGGGTTCAGCCCCGAGGGACCACTCAAGCCGGCACCGGGTGTGGAGACGACCCGGGGGGCGAGGGCAGCGCGGGAGGCGCGGGAAGCGACGGGGACGCAGGGCATCAGCGGGCCAAAGACTCCACGAGGCGCGCCCGCTGAGCCGACGGACTCTTCCTGGCCGGACAGCTCCTCCGACTCCGTATGGCCGGGCACGGGTTCGGTGACGACCGATCCCCGTCGCGCCGCCGCCAGTTCGAGGCCGACTGATCCGCCTCGCGCCGCCGCGAATTCGAGGACGGCCGATCCGCCTCGCGCCGCCGCGAATTCGAGGACGACCGGCCCACATCACACCGACGCCCCCGGAGTCGTACCGCCCGACCCCCGACAAGGCACCGCCACCGGCCCCACGCCGGACATCACGCCACCCCGCCCTCAGCACCCGCCCGCCACGGACCCGTCGACCGGAGCGCAGCCGCCCTCCATGTCGGACACCGGCAGCTTCCACCTGCCGCCGCCACAGACGACCGCCCCAGAACCACAGCACAGCGGCGCACCACAGCAGCCCACGCACCCAGCCTCGATCGCCCCCCACGACCCCACGCACGTCCTGCCCACCCCCCGTCCCGAAGCGCCCCACCAGCCCAACCAGCGCAATCAGCCCGGCCAGCCGCACCAACCGCACCAGTCGCCCCACCCGGCACCGCCCCTGGCCCCACCGCTCCCGCGGCAGCCCGCCGATGCCTCTACCGCTTCATACACCGCTCAGGTCCCGCAGGTTCCACCTCCGGCTCAGGCAATCCCCCGCCGCCGCGGCTCAAGGGCCCGACGCCGCCCGGGCCCCCCGGCCAAGGTGGCGCTCCCCCTCCTGCTCCTGGCGCTGACCTGCTACGCCGTGGGCTTCTGGGCACTGACCCGCATCTGA
- a CDS encoding helix-turn-helix domain-containing protein, which translates to MDAAQQEATARARELQRNWYGEPLGALFRKLIDDLGLNQARLAGVLGLSAPMLSQLMSGQRAKIGNPAVVQRVQLLQDLAGQVADGSVSAAEATERMDEIKKSQGGSVLSNTTTTTNSSGAPTVKRVVREIQSLLRSVAAAGDIIDAADTLAPTHPELAEFLRVYGAGRTSDAVTHYQSHQS; encoded by the coding sequence ATGGACGCCGCACAGCAGGAAGCCACCGCAAGAGCGCGGGAACTGCAGCGGAACTGGTACGGGGAGCCGCTGGGGGCGCTCTTCCGTAAGCTCATAGACGATCTTGGCCTCAACCAGGCTCGTCTCGCGGGGGTACTGGGACTGTCCGCACCGATGCTGTCGCAGCTGATGAGCGGACAGCGGGCGAAGATCGGCAACCCGGCCGTGGTGCAGCGCGTGCAGCTGCTTCAGGACCTGGCGGGGCAGGTCGCGGACGGCAGCGTCAGCGCCGCCGAGGCGACGGAACGGATGGACGAGATCAAGAAGTCCCAGGGGGGCTCGGTGCTCAGCAACACCACGACCACGACGAACAGTTCGGGAGCGCCGACGGTCAAGCGGGTCGTCCGCGAGATCCAGTCGCTGCTGCGCTCGGTCGCGGCCGCCGGCGACATCATCGACGCCGCCGACACCCTCGCCCCGACCCACCCGGAACTGGCAGAGTTCCTCCGGGTCTACGGCGCCGGCCGCACTTCCGACGCCGTCACGCACTACCAGTCCCACCAGAGCTGA
- a CDS encoding transaldolase family protein: protein MTSEAMGLLEELVAEGVAPWWEAGPQEGPAVLDAVRCGFRGVRMASGTPLGAVRAACDAVRVRGGFVSVAAAAFDGADDPEAWVAAARVLRSAVDRPNVLVSVPATAAGIDTVADCLAEGIGVESTLVFSVRQYRAVLAAQEAGLERARERGVELAGLGTAASCELGALEDEVDARLDRRPGTAASGLRGTAALATARLLYRARETALGGEHWQSLRACGARPPMLLWSGTRAEQVRTLVSWNTGHVMTTQTVEAAARGRALEGDTLLGCHEQSLRELRCLAECDVDVDVVGEELLRARSPWGAGPAVSVGGRRQRLPEVGEAGAGQR from the coding sequence ATGACGTCTGAAGCTATGGGGCTCCTCGAGGAGCTCGTCGCCGAAGGGGTCGCGCCGTGGTGGGAGGCGGGCCCGCAGGAGGGCCCGGCGGTGCTCGATGCCGTGCGGTGCGGATTCCGCGGGGTCCGGATGGCGTCCGGGACGCCGCTGGGCGCGGTCCGGGCGGCGTGTGACGCGGTGCGGGTGCGCGGCGGCTTCGTGTCGGTCGCCGCGGCCGCCTTCGACGGGGCCGACGACCCGGAGGCGTGGGTGGCGGCGGCCCGGGTGCTGCGCAGCGCGGTGGACCGGCCGAACGTGCTGGTGAGCGTGCCGGCGACAGCGGCCGGCATCGACACCGTGGCCGACTGCCTGGCCGAGGGGATCGGCGTCGAGTCCACTCTGGTCTTCTCGGTGCGTCAGTACCGTGCCGTCCTCGCCGCCCAGGAGGCGGGACTGGAGCGGGCCCGGGAGCGCGGTGTGGAGCTGGCGGGCCTGGGCACGGCCGCTTCGTGCGAGCTGGGGGCGCTGGAGGACGAGGTGGACGCCCGTCTCGACCGTCGGCCCGGCACCGCGGCGAGCGGGCTGCGCGGCACGGCCGCCCTGGCCACCGCCCGGCTGCTGTACCGGGCGCGGGAGACCGCGCTGGGCGGTGAGCACTGGCAGAGTCTGCGGGCCTGCGGTGCCCGGCCGCCGATGCTGCTGTGGTCGGGGACGCGGGCCGAGCAGGTGCGGACCCTGGTCAGCTGGAACACCGGGCATGTGATGACGACGCAGACGGTGGAGGCGGCGGCGCGTGGCCGGGCGCTGGAGGGCGACACGCTGCTGGGCTGTCATGAGCAGTCCCTGCGCGAGCTGCGCTGTCTGGCCGAGTGTGACGTCGACGTCGACGTCGTAGGAGAGGAACTGCTGCGGGCCCGGTCCCCTTGGGGAGCCGGGCCCGCGGTGTCAGTGGGCGGCCGTCGGCAGCGGCTGCCGGAGGTCGGCGAAGCCGGTGCCGGCCAGCGCTAG
- the pabB gene encoding aminodeoxychorismate synthase component I, with protein sequence MRTLLVDNHDSFTYNLVHQLARVTGAEPTVVRNDDPDWHPALLTEFDAVVISPGPGTPQRAADFGISREIVERTDLPLLGVCLGHQGIGLLNGASVGRAPEPRHGRTSPVLHEGEGLFAGLPSPFEAVRYHSLAVTGLPDRLEVTAWTPDGVVMGLRHRERPLWGVQFHPESICSQYGDELLANFHRLARTGVGRRRETVTLRPPAPLAPPHTRSAHETAMPQPPAPLPRTPARSLRVLTAQVPTPCDDETLHDRLFHAADHAFWLDSSRRDGQGRFSVMGDASGPLARVATADVATNTVTVRSATSEETVEGPFLDWLDRDLAALDVEVPPLPCDFALGWTGYLGYGLKAECGAPPGPRAEEPDAVMVFADRALVLDHETGTTHLLALAEPDDPEPARAWLDATARRLTALTGALPAPPPEPLAPFGEVRLRHDRDTYLRLIDACQEEIAAGESYEICLTNMAEAKTGVHPWQAYRFLRRTSPAPFGALLRFGELSVLSTSPERFLRVSADGVVESKPIKGTRPRGATPEEDAALVADLRTHEKDRAENLMIVDLVRNDLGRCAETGSVRADPVFAVESYATVHQLVSTVTARLRPDSSPVRCLRAAFPPGSMTGAPKPRTMEIIDRLEDGPRGIYSGAIGYLSLTGAADFSVVIRTAVVTPGRLRYGVGGAIVALSDPAAEFEETVVKAAPLLALAGTGFADLRQPLPTAAH encoded by the coding sequence ACTGGCACCCCGCCCTGCTGACGGAGTTCGACGCCGTCGTCATCTCACCCGGCCCCGGAACCCCGCAGCGCGCCGCGGACTTCGGCATCAGCCGGGAGATCGTCGAGCGCACGGACCTTCCGCTGCTCGGTGTGTGTCTGGGCCACCAGGGCATCGGGCTGCTGAACGGGGCGAGCGTCGGCCGCGCCCCGGAGCCCCGGCACGGCCGCACCTCGCCGGTGCTGCACGAGGGCGAGGGCCTGTTCGCCGGCCTGCCCTCGCCGTTCGAGGCGGTGCGCTACCACTCCCTCGCCGTCACCGGCCTCCCCGACCGCCTTGAGGTCACCGCGTGGACGCCGGACGGCGTGGTCATGGGCCTGCGGCACCGGGAACGGCCGCTGTGGGGCGTGCAGTTCCACCCCGAGTCGATCTGTTCGCAGTACGGCGACGAGCTGCTGGCCAACTTCCACCGCCTGGCCCGGACCGGCGTCGGCCGCCGCCGCGAGACGGTGACGCTCCGGCCCCCGGCGCCGCTGGCGCCTCCCCACACCCGCTCCGCGCACGAGACGGCGATGCCCCAGCCGCCGGCGCCCCTTCCCCGTACCCCCGCCCGTTCGCTGCGGGTGCTCACCGCCCAAGTCCCCACGCCCTGCGACGACGAGACGCTCCACGACCGTCTCTTCCACGCCGCCGACCACGCGTTCTGGCTGGACAGCAGCCGCCGCGACGGCCAGGGCCGCTTCTCCGTCATGGGCGACGCCTCGGGACCGCTGGCCCGGGTGGCCACGGCGGACGTGGCGACCAACACCGTCACCGTGCGGTCGGCGACGTCCGAGGAGACCGTGGAGGGCCCGTTCCTGGACTGGCTCGACCGGGACCTGGCCGCCCTCGACGTCGAAGTGCCGCCGCTCCCCTGCGACTTCGCCCTCGGCTGGACCGGCTACCTCGGCTACGGCCTCAAGGCGGAGTGCGGCGCCCCGCCCGGCCCGCGCGCGGAGGAACCCGACGCCGTGATGGTCTTCGCGGACCGCGCCCTCGTCCTCGACCACGAGACGGGTACGACCCACCTCCTGGCCCTCGCCGAGCCCGACGACCCGGAGCCCGCCCGCGCCTGGCTCGACGCCACCGCCCGCCGCCTCACCGCCCTCACCGGCGCCCTCCCGGCTCCGCCGCCCGAACCCCTGGCCCCCTTCGGGGAGGTGCGGCTGCGCCACGACCGCGACACCTACCTCCGGCTCATCGACGCCTGCCAGGAGGAGATCGCCGCAGGGGAGAGCTACGAGATCTGCCTGACCAACATGGCCGAGGCGAAGACGGGCGTGCACCCCTGGCAGGCCTACCGCTTCCTGCGGCGCACCAGCCCGGCACCTTTCGGCGCCCTGCTCCGCTTCGGCGAACTGTCGGTGCTCTCCACCTCTCCCGAACGGTTCCTGCGCGTCTCGGCCGACGGTGTCGTGGAGTCCAAGCCCATCAAGGGCACCCGCCCGCGCGGCGCCACCCCCGAGGAGGACGCCGCTCTCGTCGCCGACCTGCGCACACACGAGAAGGACCGCGCCGAGAACCTGATGATCGTCGACCTGGTCCGCAACGACCTGGGCCGCTGCGCCGAGACCGGCAGCGTCCGCGCCGACCCCGTGTTCGCCGTCGAGAGCTACGCCACCGTCCACCAGCTCGTCAGCACCGTGACCGCACGGCTGCGCCCCGACAGCAGCCCGGTGCGCTGTCTGCGCGCGGCCTTCCCGCCGGGGTCGATGACCGGCGCGCCCAAGCCCCGCACCATGGAGATCATCGACCGCCTGGAGGACGGCCCGCGCGGCATCTACTCCGGCGCCATCGGCTACCTCTCCCTGACCGGCGCCGCCGACTTCAGCGTCGTCATCCGCACCGCCGTCGTCACCCCGGGCCGGCTGCGGTACGGCGTCGGCGGCGCGATCGTCGCCCTGTCCGACCCGGCCGCCGAGTTCGAGGAGACGGTCGTCAAGGCGGCCCCGCTGCTAGCGCTGGCCGGCACCGGCTTCGCCGACCTCCGGCAGCCGCTGCCGACGGCCGCCCACTGA